The genome window TGAGTGATCTGGGCGTTCGGGAAGCCGCGTCGCTCTGGGTGTTTGCCCCGTTCGGCATACCGGCACCGGTCCTGCTGACGGCTACGTTGACGCTATGGCTTGCCAATGTGTTAACCCCGGTTCTCGTTGGCCTGATCTGGGTCTGGAAACTAAAACTGACTGCCGAATGATTGGTTTCTTGCTGGCGGTTAGCCTGCTGTATGCGTTATTTACCATTACGCTCTGGATCACCTGGCTGCGAATGCCTTCATTTACGCCTACCAGCAACCTGACCAGTGGCCCACGCCTGACGGTCATCATTCCCGTTCGTAACGAAGCCGCCAACATCGGTCTCCTGCTGGATGATTTAAGTCAGCAAACGTATGCCAATTTTGAGGTAATCGTGGCCGATGATTCCTCAACCGATCAGACATTAGCGATCGTTCAGGATTACGCGCGTCAGGCTACGTTTTTGCTGCGTCCGCTGGCCCTGGCCAATGAACGCACGGCGTCGCCTAAAAAGCGGGCCATTACCCAGAGCATTGCCGTTGCGCAGGGGACATTGATCATCACGACCGATGGCGATTGCCGCGTTGGCCCGGACTGGCTGGCAAGTTTTGCTTCATTCTATCAGAAAACGGGTTTTAATGTACTATCGGGACCGGTGACGTTTACAACCAATCAGGCTCTTACGGACTCCTTACAGACGGTAGAGTTTGCCAGTCTGATCGGGTCCGGTGCCTGCACGATGGCGCTCGGACGTCCAACGATGTGCAACGGGGCTAATCTGTGTTACGAGAAAGCGGCTTTTGTCGAAGTAGGCGGCTTTGCGGGTGTGGATCAGCTGGCGTCAGGTGACGACGAATTTCTGATGCACAAAATTGCGGCCCGCTACCCGGCTGGCATCGGATTTCTGAAAAGTGCGGAGGCCATTGTTACCACGCAGCCGCATCGGACATGGTCTGCTTTTTACAACCAGCGGAAACGTTGGGCCAGCAAATGGCGTATGTATCAGAACTGGGGACCAACTGTATTGGCGGTGTTCGTTTTTCTGAGCAATGCGGCTCCGGTACTGGCTGTTCTGGGCTGGTTGCTCGGATTTTTAAACGGAAATGCTACACTAATCGTTGTTGCGCTGAAGGTTGTGCCCGAGTTTTTGTTTTTACGACAGGTTCTTGTTTTTTTACAAAAAAAATCGTCAGTGGCCACGATTCCACTGACGCAGTTGATTTACCCATTCTACGTCGTATTCTTCGGGCTGGTGGCCCAGGGAAAAGGATACCACTGGAAGGGGCGAAAGCTTAGCTAACAGGCAGTACGCACTACAAATGGGGTGCCCCAAGCGGTGTATACTAGTTGCCATAAACGATAAACTGCTTTGTCATTGTTTCTGCACAAATCAAATTTTCTGTTCCGGACGGTTTACCCCGAATTCTGGTGGAAGGTCGAGGATAGGGTCGAACCGACGATTTATCTTACGTTCGACGATGGTCCTATTCCGCAAGTGACGGAGTTTGTGCTGGACCAACTGGACAAATATGCAGCGCAGGCAACGTTTTTCTGCATTGGTGATAACGTCCGGAAGCATCGGGATATGTTATATAAAGTACTCGAAGCCGGGCATATGGTCGGTAATCATACGTTCAATCACCTCAACGGTTGGAAAACGGACGATACCGTCTATCTGGAAAATATCCAAAAATGCCAGCAGGAGTTAGGTGTCGAAACGTCGCTTTTCCGGCCCCCGTATGGTCGGATCAAGAAGGCACAGGCTGCTGAGGTGATGGAACATTATTCTGTGGTGATGTGGGATGTGCTGACCGGGGATTTTGACCGGCGGCTACACCCGGATGTGTGCCTGCGCAAAACCATTCAGTATACCGAACCCGGCTCTATCGTTGTTTTCCACGATAGTCTGAAAGCATGGCCGACGATGCGCTATGTGTTGCCCCGGATGCTGGCTCATTTTGCCGAGCGAGGGTACTCATTCCGTGCGGTTCCGCAACCTGTTTATGCCGGATACTAACCACGGGGAACGCAGCATCAATCCATCGGTAAGTATCCTGATTGCAGCCCGTAACGAAGAAACAACGATTCTGCGTTGTCTGGAAGCCATTGCTCAACTCGACTTTCCGATTGATGACCTGGACGTACTCATCGGTAATGATCAATCCACGGATCAGACCGGGCCGATCGTAGCCGCTTTCATTGCGGATAAACCTCAGTTCCGGCTCGTGCCTTGCAACGAGTCGATAAACGAACTGCGGGGCAAAGCGAATGTGCTGGCTCAACTGGCCGCTCAAGCAACGGGCGACTTTTTCTTTTTTACGGATGCCGATACGGAAGTCCCTCATGAATGGGTACTGGAAATGCGTCGGCACTTGACGCCAGCGGTTGGTATTGTTTCCGGCATCACTCTCCCCGAAGGTCCTGCAATATTTCACAAACTTCAGGTCATCGACTGGCTTTATAACCTGACCCTGACCTATCTGGTGAGTAGTGCCGGGGTTCCGGTTACGGCAATGGGCAACAACATGGCAGTGAGCCGGAGCGCGTATGAATCCGTTGGCGGTTATGACGAACTGCCCTTTTCGGTCGTGGAAGATTACACGCTGTTCAAGGCCGTCGTACGCCAGGGTTTCGGTTTTCGAACCGTGGTGACTCCGCAGACCCTGGCGCGGACGAAAGCCGTCGATACGCTTCCGCAATTTTTACAGCAGCGCAAACGCTGGATGCGGGGAGCCGTTCAGTTGCCGGTCTGGATGGTTATTTCGCTGTATGTCCAGTATCTCGCTTTGCCGCTGTTGCTGTTGATCGGCTGGTTCAGTCCGGCACTGGCTATTGGGTTATACGTGGCAAAACTGTTTATCCAGACCTTTGTCATTTCGTTTGGAATAAACCGGTTGCGGCAAACCAAGTTATGGCCGTACGCGTTGCTATTTGATGCGTATCTGCTGATCATCGGCCCACTGTCGGTCTTATTTTACTGGCTACCTACGCCAATCAGCTGGAAAGGAAGAACCTATAACTAGCCATTTCTATAGTTAAGCGTAGCCTAAAGACGTACCACGGGTTTTAACCCGGTTGTGCATTAGTTGAGGAGCGGGTTAAAACCCATGACATGAGTACCTGCCGCCACTTTATAAATTGATTCGGCTGAACAACAGCCTATTGCCCGAAAAAGATGATACTCATTGACACACACGCGCACATTTACGATACCCAGTTTGACGAAGAACCCGGTCAGGGCGGGCGCGATGCGATGCTGGCGCGGGCCGAATCCGCGCAGATCAGCCAGATCTGGATGCCCAACTGCGCCCGCGAAACCGTTCCCGGTATGATGGCGCTTTCCGAACAATACCCGGATCGATGCCTGCCTATGATGGGCCTGCATCCGGCGTATGTCAACGACACCGTTGACGATGAACTGGCCGCTGTTGAAGACCACCTGAACCGAAACGCGTACATGGCCGTGGGCGAAATCGGACTGGATTTTTACTGGGATATGACCTTTGTGGACCAGCAGTTCGCTGCCTTCGACACGCAACTCCGTTGGGCAGCCGCCCAAAACCTGCCTGTCTCCATGCATACCCGGTCCGGCCATGATCGCAATGCATTCATGGAAGCCGCCGATGTGATTGAGCGACTGGCGCTGCCCGGACTAACCGGAATTTTCCATTGTTTCGTCGGCACCCTCGATGAAGCGAACCGCGCTATCGAGATGGGTTTCAAACTTGGTATCGGGGGCGTTAGTACCTTCAAGAATGGTGGTCTGGACAAAGTGTTGCCGCACGTCGGTCTAGAGCATCTGGTGCTGGAAACGGACGCCCCTTATCTGGCACCCGTACCGTATCGGGGCAAGCGCAATGAGCCAGCCTACATCAAACTCATTGCGCAGCGCGTGGCTGACCTGAAACAGATCAACATCGACGATGTGGCCCGACATACCACGTCGAATGCGTTATCACTGCTGCCCGCTCTGTACGCGAATCTGCTGCCACAATAAGGGTTGCTATGTAAGCCCGAAGTTCAGTTGTCAGTTGAAATTTACCTTGTCGTTAGTCAACATACCTCATCATTTTTACCGAATGCCTTACAAGACAGTTCGCATCAATCCTGTATTACCCAAACAGCCCCGCTCGTCCGTTCTAGTCATTTATACCGGTGGTACATTCGGCATGGTGTATGACCCGAAAGCAGGCCAGCTTATTCCGTTTAATTTTGAACAGGTGCTTGATCGCGTTCCTGAATTGAACCGTTTCGACTTTGAGATCACGATACTGACGCTTCCCGAGATCATCGACTCATCGAACATGAAACCCGCCGTTTGGGTAGAACTGGTTCGGTTGATCGAGGAGAACTACGACCAGTACGATAGTTTTGTAATCCTTCACGGGACCGATACGATGGCTTATACGGCTTCCGCGCTGAGCTTCATGCTCGTCGGATTGAACAAGCCGGTCATTCTGACGGGTGCCCAATTGCCCATTGGCGTCGCGCGTACCGATGCCCGTGAAAACTTCATCACCGCTCTGGAGATTGCTGCCGCTCTGGATACGGATTCGCCGACAGCGGGCCGTCCCGTTGTTTCCGAGGTGTGCGTTTATTTCAATTCATTTCTGTTGCGGGGAAATCGATCGACCAAGCACGAGAGCGTCCAGTTCAACGCGTTCACGTCCGAGAACTATCCGCCTTTAGCTACGGCAGGCGTCAGCATCGACTACAACCGCCCATATATTCGTCCCTACCAGCCGGATTGGTCGCTTCGGGTTCAGTCTGTACTCGACACGAACGTAACAATTCTGAAGTTGTTTCCGGGCATCACCCAACCGGTAGTCGAATCGATCGTGTCGATCAAAAATCTGCGGGGTGTTGTGCTCGAAACCTACGGCGCGGGCAATGCCCCAACGGATGACTGGTTCTTGACTACGCTCAAAGATGCCATTGATCGGGGCGTTGTCATCTTCAACGTATCGCAGTGCAATGGCGGACGCGTTACGCAGGGTCGTTATCAGACGAGTAAAATGCTCCAGCAGATCGGCGTCGTGAGCGGGAACGACATCACCACGGAAGCGGCCATCACGAAACTCATGATTGTGCTGGGTCAGGAACGTGATCCTGAGCAGGTACGTCGGTTACTGGCTCAACCGCTTAATGGTGAGATGAGCGAATAAGTCTGATTTTTTTACTCATGAAGTATTGTGTTGTAAAAAACAATCGCACATATTTGCACTCCCAAACGAAACAGAGAGCTGCCGGAGTGGTCGAACGGGTCTGATTCGAAATCAGAAGTACTCGCAAGGGTACCGGGGGTTCGAATCCCTCGCTCTCTGCCCGATTATGCGTAACATGCTATTTAGTAGCGTGTTACGCATTTTTGTTGTTAAGGGGTTTAGGGATTCCGGGTGACTGTTCCGGAGAAAAATGCCTGTCCGAACGCACCCTATGAATAAAAATTGGCTGGCCTGAAATGGAATTTGATGCGCCCGATAGTAATTTCGACTTTACCGGGACTTTATCAATACAGCCCAACCACAGGCCAGTTTATCCATGAGTTACCACTAATTTCTCACGTTTATGAACGGAACGATTAACCAGACATCGCTTGACGAATTGTACGATCAATTAATTTCGAACCGTGCTCCTTTACGCCTTGAACATCCGGCGGGCGAAAAAAAACAGGATGAGTTAGATGCTTATTTCCGCCGTTTAGTGTCGACCGCCAGAGCGTTAGCGGTTTACAAGAATTTCAATGGCGAGGGTGAATTTCTGGATGATTTTGATCGTCACAACACCAGCGACAGCGAAATCCGTGACTTCATGTTTGAGCATGACAAGACCTTTACGGACCTTATCGAGCGATACGAAGCTGAGACGAAAACAGCTGATTAGTGCCCTTTTAGGATTGTTTTGAATAGCCTTTCTTGGCCAAAATACACTCTACTTCGCTAAAGTCGGACAACTGTTTTAAAGAGTCGAAACCACTCTTTACAAGTCGATACTTTACCCTGTTGCAATATCCAGTAACGCTGGCTTAACCGCTGGCGTAGTACCCTATCCACGATAAACGATGAATGGTAACGATAAACAGCTGCGTCGGCAGTTGTTCCAGCTCCATCGTCTGCTCAAAAGCGGCATGATGACGACTGAATTGCTCGCCGATGCCCTACTTAATTTGCCCGACGAGCCGAAAAAGGTATTCCAGCAGTGTCTGAAACAACAGCTACGCGTTGAGTTGAACAAGCAATATGCCACCTGTCAGGTCTACCTGTTTCAGTATATGGAGATTTGGGCAGCGATTGAGAAGAAGTAACCCTCGTCGTTCCGAATCGACAACAGGTTTATTCCTCCACAAGCCGCGTTAATCCGGTCCACAAGCCAGTTGGTCGAAAAAAATGACGAGCGTGGGCGATCGGCATCTAGTTTTGATTCCATAGCACACGTAGTCATATGGTTCACTCTACCCTGGGTTTCGTTCACTTAATTGCTTCCTTATCAGCCATGCTGATGGGGACAATCGTCATCCTCAACCCCAAACGGGGAACGCTCCACAAACGCATGGGTTATGCGTATGTCCTCAGCATGCTGGTGCTTAACCTGACCGTGTTTCAAATCTATCATCTGTTTGGTCGCTTCGGTCCTTTCCACTGGCTGGCGATGCTAAGTCTGCTTTGCCTGTTCGGGGGCTTCATCCCGGCACTGATTCGTCGGCACGTTGCCAACTGGCTCCATTGGCATTACTACTTCATGACCTGGTCAGTAGCCGGGCTCTATGCCGCGTTTTGGGCCGAACTACTGACGCGCACACTACCCATGGGGCAGTTCTGGCCAATGGTGTTCGTCGCTACCGGCATAACGATGG of Spirosoma agri contains these proteins:
- a CDS encoding glycosyltransferase translates to MIGFLLAVSLLYALFTITLWITWLRMPSFTPTSNLTSGPRLTVIIPVRNEAANIGLLLDDLSQQTYANFEVIVADDSSTDQTLAIVQDYARQATFLLRPLALANERTASPKKRAITQSIAVAQGTLIITTDGDCRVGPDWLASFASFYQKTGFNVLSGPVTFTTNQALTDSLQTVEFASLIGSGACTMALGRPTMCNGANLCYEKAAFVEVGGFAGVDQLASGDDEFLMHKIAARYPAGIGFLKSAEAIVTTQPHRTWSAFYNQRKRWASKWRMYQNWGPTVLAVFVFLSNAAPVLAVLGWLLGFLNGNATLIVVALKVVPEFLFLRQVLVFLQKKSSVATIPLTQLIYPFYVVFFGLVAQGKGYHWKGRKLS
- a CDS encoding polysaccharide deacetylase family protein, coding for MSLFLHKSNFLFRTVYPEFWWKVEDRVEPTIYLTFDDGPIPQVTEFVLDQLDKYAAQATFFCIGDNVRKHRDMLYKVLEAGHMVGNHTFNHLNGWKTDDTVYLENIQKCQQELGVETSLFRPPYGRIKKAQAAEVMEHYSVVMWDVLTGDFDRRLHPDVCLRKTIQYTEPGSIVVFHDSLKAWPTMRYVLPRMLAHFAERGYSFRAVPQPVYAGY
- a CDS encoding glycosyltransferase family 2 protein → MPDTNHGERSINPSVSILIAARNEETTILRCLEAIAQLDFPIDDLDVLIGNDQSTDQTGPIVAAFIADKPQFRLVPCNESINELRGKANVLAQLAAQATGDFFFFTDADTEVPHEWVLEMRRHLTPAVGIVSGITLPEGPAIFHKLQVIDWLYNLTLTYLVSSAGVPVTAMGNNMAVSRSAYESVGGYDELPFSVVEDYTLFKAVVRQGFGFRTVVTPQTLARTKAVDTLPQFLQQRKRWMRGAVQLPVWMVISLYVQYLALPLLLLIGWFSPALAIGLYVAKLFIQTFVISFGINRLRQTKLWPYALLFDAYLLIIGPLSVLFYWLPTPISWKGRTYN
- a CDS encoding TatD family hydrolase, which codes for MILIDTHAHIYDTQFDEEPGQGGRDAMLARAESAQISQIWMPNCARETVPGMMALSEQYPDRCLPMMGLHPAYVNDTVDDELAAVEDHLNRNAYMAVGEIGLDFYWDMTFVDQQFAAFDTQLRWAAAQNLPVSMHTRSGHDRNAFMEAADVIERLALPGLTGIFHCFVGTLDEANRAIEMGFKLGIGGVSTFKNGGLDKVLPHVGLEHLVLETDAPYLAPVPYRGKRNEPAYIKLIAQRVADLKQINIDDVARHTTSNALSLLPALYANLLPQ
- a CDS encoding asparaginase; this translates as MPYKTVRINPVLPKQPRSSVLVIYTGGTFGMVYDPKAGQLIPFNFEQVLDRVPELNRFDFEITILTLPEIIDSSNMKPAVWVELVRLIEENYDQYDSFVILHGTDTMAYTASALSFMLVGLNKPVILTGAQLPIGVARTDARENFITALEIAAALDTDSPTAGRPVVSEVCVYFNSFLLRGNRSTKHESVQFNAFTSENYPPLATAGVSIDYNRPYIRPYQPDWSLRVQSVLDTNVTILKLFPGITQPVVESIVSIKNLRGVVLETYGAGNAPTDDWFLTTLKDAIDRGVVIFNVSQCNGGRVTQGRYQTSKMLQQIGVVSGNDITTEAAITKLMIVLGQERDPEQVRRLLAQPLNGEMSE
- a CDS encoding DUF2306 domain-containing protein; translation: MVHSTLGFVHLIASLSAMLMGTIVILNPKRGTLHKRMGYAYVLSMLVLNLTVFQIYHLFGRFGPFHWLAMLSLLCLFGGFIPALIRRHVANWLHWHYYFMTWSVAGLYAAFWAELLTRTLPMGQFWPMVFVATGITMGISSYLIRKHASRLLASHQG